From a single Populus trichocarpa isolate Nisqually-1 chromosome 17, P.trichocarpa_v4.1, whole genome shotgun sequence genomic region:
- the LOC18106628 gene encoding 15.7 kDa heat shock protein, peroxisomal has translation MADGFFGYPFRRLFLSPPAYHEWSGSTALMDWLESPTAHIFKVNVPGFNKEDIKVQVGDGNILHIKGEGGKEETHEKDTVWHVAERGTRKRGFSREIELPEDVKLDQIKAQVENGVLTIVAPKDTNPKQSKVRNINITSKL, from the exons ATGGCTGATGGCTTCTTTGGGTACCCTTTTAGGCGCTTGTTCTTGAGCCCTCCAGCATACCATGAATGGTCTGGATCAACTGCTCTCATGGACTGGCTTGAATCCCCAACTGCCcatatttttaaagtcaatgTACCAG GGTTTAACAAAGAGGACATAAAGGTTCAAGTGGGAGATGGGAATATTTTGCACATAAAAGGTGAGGGTGGCAAAGAGGAAACCCATGAGAAAGACACAGTTTGGCATGTAGCTGAGAGAGGGACAAGAAAGAGGGGCTTTTCTAGAGAAATTGAGCTACCAGAAGACGTGAAGCTGGATCAAATCAAAGCTCAAGTTGAAAATGGTGTTCTCACCATTGTTGCTCCAAAGGATACCAATCCAAAGCAATCTAAAGTTAGGAACATCAATATCACTAGCAAGCTTTGA
- the LOC18106627 gene encoding plasmodesmata-located protein 7, protein MGRTTSSTLLLTLTFLFSLSSLPSPSLSDSTDAFVIGGCTQEKYVQDSPYESNLNSLLTSLVNSATYSSYNNYTIMGSSTQDVVYGLYQCRGDLSMPDCATCVARAVSQLGVLCAQTCGGALQLQGCYVKYDNTTFLGVEDKTVVLKKCGPSVGYDTDAMNLRDAVLGSLAGTSGLYRVGGSGNVQGVAQCVGDLSVEECQDCLSEAIGRLKSDCGTADYGDMFLAKCYARYTTGGPHAYSKAHSDKYTNDGEKTFAIIVGILAGVALVIIFLAFLGKVFGGNGK, encoded by the exons ATGGGAAGAACAACAAGTTCAACACTTCTCTTAACCTTGACGTTCCTCTTCTCTTTGTCATCTCTCCCTAGCccttcactttcagattcaacAGACGCATTTGTCATTGGAGGCTGTACTCAAGAAAAATATGTACAAGACTCACCTTATGAGTCCAACCTTAATTCTCTCCTTACTTCTCTTGTCAACTCAGCCACTTACTCTTCTTACAACAACTATACCATCATGGGCTCAAGCACACAAGATGTTGTTTATGGTCTTTACCAGTGCCGCGGTGACCTGTCAATGCCGGATTGTGCCACGTGTGTCGCTCGAGCAGTGAGTCAACTCGGTGTCCTATGTGCTCAGACCTGTGGTGGAGCACTGCAGCTACAAGGATGTTATGTGAAGTATGATAACACGACGTTTTTGGGTGTGGAAGATAAGACCGTGGTGTTGAAGAAATGTGGACCTTCGGTTGGGTACGATACGGATGCTATGAACCTTAGGGATGCAGTGTTAGGGAGCTTGGCTGGGACAAGTGGGCTTTACCGGGTTGGTGGGTCGGGTAATGTCCAGGGGGTGGCTCAATGTGTCGGTGACCTGAGCGTCGAAGAATGCCAGGATTGTTTGTCGGAGGCGATCGGACGGCTGAAATCAGACTGCGGCACTGCGGATTACGGTGATATGTTCTTGGCTAAGTGCTATGCTAGGTACACCACCGGTGGGCCTCATGCTTATTCCAAGGCTCATAGTG ATAAATATACCAATGATGGTGAGAAGACATTTGCAATTATTGTTGGAATATTGGCTGGAGTGGCATTGgtcatcatttttcttgctttcCTGGGAAAGGTGTTTGGAGGAAATG GAAAATAA